A genomic stretch from Paenibacillus thermoaerophilus includes:
- a CDS encoding RrF2 family transcriptional regulator: MNSEFTIAVHSLVYLAYRPDRMATSDVIARNVNTHPSRLRKVMSCLKKRGFVAAKEGIGGGFMLSCDPDKVSLAEIYAATAIGSIKPGWCSGKVDEDCMVACHMAEVMDQIFCEAEQQLLVHLQGTTISGVLERVRQLQQKS, from the coding sequence GTGAATAGCGAATTTACGATTGCGGTGCACAGCTTGGTTTACCTCGCATACCGACCGGATCGTATGGCGACCAGCGACGTGATCGCCCGCAACGTGAACACCCATCCATCGCGTCTGCGCAAGGTGATGAGCTGTCTGAAGAAGCGCGGCTTTGTCGCCGCGAAGGAAGGCATCGGAGGCGGATTTATGCTCAGTTGCGATCCCGACAAGGTATCGCTTGCCGAGATATACGCCGCCACGGCCATCGGGTCCATCAAGCCGGGATGGTGTTCGGGCAAGGTGGACGAAGATTGCATGGTCGCCTGCCATATGGCGGAGGTGATGGATCAAATTTTCTGCGAAGCGGAGCAGCAGCTGCTGGTCCATCTGCAGGGAACGACGATC